One window of the Populus trichocarpa isolate Nisqually-1 chromosome 9, P.trichocarpa_v4.1, whole genome shotgun sequence genome contains the following:
- the LOC7491122 gene encoding E3 ubiquitin-protein ligase PUB24, which translates to MDEIEVPEYFLCPISLQILKDPVTTITGITYERESIEQWLKAAKSNPTCPVTKQSLPRDSELTPNHTLRRLIQSWCTVNAIYGVDRIPTPKSPIKKSQIFRLIKDLDAPDDHLRTKALRRMEALAKENERNRTCMVEAGVTKAAVLFIIKCFKEGKTAGLEEVLRILYLIWNPSQEIKLLVRENQDFIDSLTWILRCDQINNHVDVKSHAMLLLHKTTEIVCQKLLESLKVDFFKEIITRVLRKRISKQAVKSSLLVLTEVCHWGRNRMKIVEANAVFELIELELEKPEKNITELIFNILAQLCSCADGREQFLKHAGSIAMISKRVLRVSPATDDRALHILDSISKFSASDEAALEMLRVGAVSKLCMVIQADCAPYLKKKARGILRLHSHMWNNSPCIAVYLLTRYPG; encoded by the coding sequence ATGGATGAAATAGAAGTTCCTGAATATTTTCTATGCCCCATTTCGCTACAAATCCTGAAAGACCCTGTTACAACAATAACAGGCATCACTTACGAGCGAGAAAGCATAGAGCAATGGTTGAAGGCAGCAAAAAGCAACCCTACTTGCCCGGTAACAAAGCAGTCTTTGCCAAGAGATTCTGAGCTGACACCAAATCACACATTGAGGAGGCTAATTCAGTCATGGTGCACTGTGAATGCTATATATGGGGTTGATCGAATCCCCACCCCAAAGTCTCCTATCAAAAAGAGCCAAATATTTAGACTCATCAAGGATCTTGATGCCCCTGATGATCACTTGCGTACGAAGGCATTAAGGAGAATGGAAGCCCTTGCCAAAGAGAATGAAAGGAACAGGACTTGCATGGTGGAAGCTGGTGTGACAAAAGCTGCGGttctttttatcataaaatgttTCAAAGAAGGAAAGACTGCTGGTCTTGAAGAAGTTTTGAGGATTCTTTATCTTATTTGGAACCCATCTCAAGAAATCAAGCTTCTTGTTAGGGAGAACCAAGATTTCATCGATTCATTGACATGGATTTTACGTTGTGATCAGATAAACAATCACGTTGATGTCAAGAGCCATGCAATGCTATTATTGCACAAAACAACGGAGATTGTATGTCAAAAGCTACTGGAGAGTTTAAAGGTTGATTTCTTCAAAGAGATCATAACAAGGGTTCTTAGGAAGAGAATCTCTAAACAAGCCGTAAAGTCATCCTTGCTTGTTCTTACAGAAGTGTGTCATTGGGGCAGAAACAGAATGAAAATTGTTGAAGCTAATGCTGTTTTCGAGCTCATTGAACTAGAACTAGAGAAACCCGAGAAGAACATCACAGAGCTCATTTTTAATATCTTGGCTCAATTATGTTCATGCGCAGATGGGAGAGAACAGTTTCTAAAGCACGCAGGAAGCATTGCCATGATTTCAAAGAGGGTCCTTAGGGTTTCTCCAGCAACTGATGATCGAGCACTGCACATACTTGATtcaatctcaaaattttctgCTAGTGATGAAGCTGCTCTAGAGATGTTGAGAGTTGGTGCCGTGTCAAAACTTTGCATGGTTATTCAAGCAGACTGTGCTCCCTacttgaaaaagaaagcaagaggAATCCTTAGGTTGCACTCCCATATGTGGAACAATTCTCCTTGCATTGCTGTATATTTGTTAACCAGGTATCCTGGATAA